In the Populus trichocarpa isolate Nisqually-1 chromosome 1, P.trichocarpa_v4.1, whole genome shotgun sequence genome, one interval contains:
- the LOC7482818 gene encoding protein NEOXANTHIN-DEFICIENT 1 isoform X1, whose product MAAAQTKCSLGYGKPPWIFKGRALYQLHLVKSKIARASIPKEFRLVEAFGYTLGGFFLASYEDSPAGVFDELVVIAGIVWNPPTSCAWAARVLVNSGDACDHGRKDVGLPSQVAKFSKKITAIPRRRKSKFNGFLDMIGLGTASSSTKDCMDVLVTETNGPSATDICNIKLTTSVPGVKFDKWKGPAIKMSLPSFSGRTEYNPNLLKYTCSIECRVRAVQAAKVSGPSSPPKHDTEESQSQLKLKTVEPSSRELLDEGQNLSISVMLSKPILALELSCLKMQVEAPVVVSQHSKSRFN is encoded by the exons ATGGCAGCTGCACAAACAAAATGTTCCTTAGGGTATGGCAAGCCTCCTTGGATATTTAAAGGCAG AGCCTTGTACCAACTTCACCTTGTTAAATCCAAAATTGCTCGAGCATCCATTCCGAAAGAGTTCAGATTAGTTGAAGCATTTGg ATACACCCTTGGAGGTTTTTTTCTAGCTAGCTATGAAGACAGTCCAGCTGGGGTTTTTGATGAG CTTGTGGTGATTGCGGGAATTGTGTGGAACCCCCCAACATCTTGTGC ATGGGCAGCCAGGGTGCTTGTCAACAGTGGCGATGCTTGTGATCATGGACGAAAG GATGTGGGGCTTCCTAGTCAAGTTGCCAAGTTTTCCAAG AAAATCACAGCAATTCCTAGGCGAAGAAAGAGCAAATTTAATGGCTTTCTAGACATGATTGGTTTGGGCACTGCAAGTTCGAGTACGAAGGATTGCATGGATGTTCTAGTAACTGAAACTAATGGTCCTTCCGCAACTGATATCTGCAACATCAAACTTACAACTTCTG TTCCTGGGGTAAAATTTGACAAATGGAAGGGGCCAGCAATCAAAATGTCACTACCAAGTTTTAG CGGACGTACAGAGTATAACCCCAATCTTTTGAAATATACTTGCAGTATTGAATGCAG AGTACGAGCAGTGCAGGCAGCAAAAGTGTCAGGGCCATCTTCACCACCAAAGCACGACACTGAAGAGTCACAGAGCCAGCTTAAATTGAAAACTGTGGAACCCAGTAGTAGAGAACTCCTGGATGAGGGACAGAACTTGAGCATATCTGTAATGCTATCAAAACCAATACTAGCTCTGGAGCTCAGTTGTTTGAAAATGCAGGTTGAAGCACCAGTTGTAGTTTCCCAGCATTCTAAAAGCAGGTTTAACTAG
- the LOC7482818 gene encoding protein NEOXANTHIN-DEFICIENT 1 isoform X8: protein MAAAQTKCSLGYGKPPWIFKGRALYQLHLVKSKIARASIPKEFRLVEAFGYTLGGFFLASYEDSPAGVFDELVVIAGIVWNPPTSCAWAARVLVNSGDACDHGRKDVGLPSQVAKFSKKITAIPRRRKSKFNGFLDMIGLGTASSSTKDCMDVLVTETNGPSATDICNIKLTTSVPGVKFDKWKGPAIKMSLPSFSGRTEYNPNLLKYTCSIECSCSDHPKSNALMFFLKDWRTPEHTVTYIQLL from the exons ATGGCAGCTGCACAAACAAAATGTTCCTTAGGGTATGGCAAGCCTCCTTGGATATTTAAAGGCAG AGCCTTGTACCAACTTCACCTTGTTAAATCCAAAATTGCTCGAGCATCCATTCCGAAAGAGTTCAGATTAGTTGAAGCATTTGg ATACACCCTTGGAGGTTTTTTTCTAGCTAGCTATGAAGACAGTCCAGCTGGGGTTTTTGATGAG CTTGTGGTGATTGCGGGAATTGTGTGGAACCCCCCAACATCTTGTGC ATGGGCAGCCAGGGTGCTTGTCAACAGTGGCGATGCTTGTGATCATGGACGAAAG GATGTGGGGCTTCCTAGTCAAGTTGCCAAGTTTTCCAAG AAAATCACAGCAATTCCTAGGCGAAGAAAGAGCAAATTTAATGGCTTTCTAGACATGATTGGTTTGGGCACTGCAAGTTCGAGTACGAAGGATTGCATGGATGTTCTAGTAACTGAAACTAATGGTCCTTCCGCAACTGATATCTGCAACATCAAACTTACAACTTCTG TTCCTGGGGTAAAATTTGACAAATGGAAGGGGCCAGCAATCAAAATGTCACTACCAAGTTTTAG CGGACGTACAGAGTATAACCCCAATCTTTTGAAATATACTTGCAGTATTGAATGCAG TTGCTCTGATCATCCTAAAAGTAATGCACTCATGTTTTTTCTCAAGGACTGGAGAACTCCAGAGCATACCGTCACATACATTCAGCTCCTATGA
- the LOC7482818 gene encoding protein NEOXANTHIN-DEFICIENT 1 isoform X4 → MAAAQTKCSLGYGKPPWIFKGRALYQLHLVKSKIARASIPKEFRLVEAFGYTLGGFFLASYEDSPAGVFDELVVIAGIVWNPPTSCAWAARVLVNSGDACDHGRKDVGLPSQVAKFSKKITAIPRRRKSKFNGFLDMIGLGTASSSTKDCMDVLVTETNGPSATDICNIKLTTSVPGVKFDKWKGPAIKMSLPSFSGRTEYNPNLLKYTCSIECRYTFLLLQLFNFLDLFWREHRKYLSRSLSKYEQCRQQKCQGHLHHQSTTLKSHRASLN, encoded by the exons ATGGCAGCTGCACAAACAAAATGTTCCTTAGGGTATGGCAAGCCTCCTTGGATATTTAAAGGCAG AGCCTTGTACCAACTTCACCTTGTTAAATCCAAAATTGCTCGAGCATCCATTCCGAAAGAGTTCAGATTAGTTGAAGCATTTGg ATACACCCTTGGAGGTTTTTTTCTAGCTAGCTATGAAGACAGTCCAGCTGGGGTTTTTGATGAG CTTGTGGTGATTGCGGGAATTGTGTGGAACCCCCCAACATCTTGTGC ATGGGCAGCCAGGGTGCTTGTCAACAGTGGCGATGCTTGTGATCATGGACGAAAG GATGTGGGGCTTCCTAGTCAAGTTGCCAAGTTTTCCAAG AAAATCACAGCAATTCCTAGGCGAAGAAAGAGCAAATTTAATGGCTTTCTAGACATGATTGGTTTGGGCACTGCAAGTTCGAGTACGAAGGATTGCATGGATGTTCTAGTAACTGAAACTAATGGTCCTTCCGCAACTGATATCTGCAACATCAAACTTACAACTTCTG TTCCTGGGGTAAAATTTGACAAATGGAAGGGGCCAGCAATCAAAATGTCACTACCAAGTTTTAG CGGACGTACAGAGTATAACCCCAATCTTTTGAAATATACTTGCAGTATTGAATGCAGGTATACCTTCCTACTCTTGCAATTGTTTAACTTCTTGGATTTATTTTGGAGAGAGCACAGAAAGTACCTTAGCAGGTCCTTATCCA AGTACGAGCAGTGCAGGCAGCAAAAGTGTCAGGGCCATCTTCACCACCAAAGCACGACACTGAAGAGTCACAGAGCCAGCTTAAATTGA
- the LOC7482818 gene encoding protein NEOXANTHIN-DEFICIENT 1 isoform X3: MAAAQTKCSLGYGKPPWIFKGRALYQLHLVKSKIARASIPKEFRLVEAFGYTLGGFFLASYEDSPAGVFDELVVIAGIVWNPPTSCAWAARVLVNSGDACDHGRKDVGLPSQVAKFSKKITAIPRRRKSKFNGFLDMIGLGTASSSTKDCMDVLVTETNGPSATDICNIKLTTSVPGVKFDKWKGPAIKMSLPSFSIECRVRAVQAAKVSGPSSPPKHDTEESQSQLKLKTVEPSSRELLDEGQNLSISVMLSKPILALELSCLKMQVEAPVVVSQHSKSRFN, from the exons ATGGCAGCTGCACAAACAAAATGTTCCTTAGGGTATGGCAAGCCTCCTTGGATATTTAAAGGCAG AGCCTTGTACCAACTTCACCTTGTTAAATCCAAAATTGCTCGAGCATCCATTCCGAAAGAGTTCAGATTAGTTGAAGCATTTGg ATACACCCTTGGAGGTTTTTTTCTAGCTAGCTATGAAGACAGTCCAGCTGGGGTTTTTGATGAG CTTGTGGTGATTGCGGGAATTGTGTGGAACCCCCCAACATCTTGTGC ATGGGCAGCCAGGGTGCTTGTCAACAGTGGCGATGCTTGTGATCATGGACGAAAG GATGTGGGGCTTCCTAGTCAAGTTGCCAAGTTTTCCAAG AAAATCACAGCAATTCCTAGGCGAAGAAAGAGCAAATTTAATGGCTTTCTAGACATGATTGGTTTGGGCACTGCAAGTTCGAGTACGAAGGATTGCATGGATGTTCTAGTAACTGAAACTAATGGTCCTTCCGCAACTGATATCTGCAACATCAAACTTACAACTTCTG TTCCTGGGGTAAAATTTGACAAATGGAAGGGGCCAGCAATCAAAATGTCACTACCAAGTTTTAG TATTGAATGCAG AGTACGAGCAGTGCAGGCAGCAAAAGTGTCAGGGCCATCTTCACCACCAAAGCACGACACTGAAGAGTCACAGAGCCAGCTTAAATTGAAAACTGTGGAACCCAGTAGTAGAGAACTCCTGGATGAGGGACAGAACTTGAGCATATCTGTAATGCTATCAAAACCAATACTAGCTCTGGAGCTCAGTTGTTTGAAAATGCAGGTTGAAGCACCAGTTGTAGTTTCCCAGCATTCTAAAAGCAGGTTTAACTAG
- the LOC7482818 gene encoding protein NEOXANTHIN-DEFICIENT 1 isoform X6 translates to MAAAQTKCSLGYGKPPWIFKGRALYQLHLVKSKIARASIPKEFRLVEAFGYTLGGFFLASYEDSPAGVFDELVVIAGIVWNPPTSCAWAARVLVNSGDACDHGRKDVGLPSQVAKFSKKITAIPRRRKSKFNGFLDMIGLGTASSSTKDCMDVLVTETNGPSATDICNIKLTTSVPGVKFDKWKGPAIKMSLPSFSIECRYTFLLLQLFNFLDLFWREHRKYLSRSLSKYEQCRQQKCQGHLHHQSTTLKSHRASLN, encoded by the exons ATGGCAGCTGCACAAACAAAATGTTCCTTAGGGTATGGCAAGCCTCCTTGGATATTTAAAGGCAG AGCCTTGTACCAACTTCACCTTGTTAAATCCAAAATTGCTCGAGCATCCATTCCGAAAGAGTTCAGATTAGTTGAAGCATTTGg ATACACCCTTGGAGGTTTTTTTCTAGCTAGCTATGAAGACAGTCCAGCTGGGGTTTTTGATGAG CTTGTGGTGATTGCGGGAATTGTGTGGAACCCCCCAACATCTTGTGC ATGGGCAGCCAGGGTGCTTGTCAACAGTGGCGATGCTTGTGATCATGGACGAAAG GATGTGGGGCTTCCTAGTCAAGTTGCCAAGTTTTCCAAG AAAATCACAGCAATTCCTAGGCGAAGAAAGAGCAAATTTAATGGCTTTCTAGACATGATTGGTTTGGGCACTGCAAGTTCGAGTACGAAGGATTGCATGGATGTTCTAGTAACTGAAACTAATGGTCCTTCCGCAACTGATATCTGCAACATCAAACTTACAACTTCTG TTCCTGGGGTAAAATTTGACAAATGGAAGGGGCCAGCAATCAAAATGTCACTACCAAGTTTTAG TATTGAATGCAGGTATACCTTCCTACTCTTGCAATTGTTTAACTTCTTGGATTTATTTTGGAGAGAGCACAGAAAGTACCTTAGCAGGTCCTTATCCA AGTACGAGCAGTGCAGGCAGCAAAAGTGTCAGGGCCATCTTCACCACCAAAGCACGACACTGAAGAGTCACAGAGCCAGCTTAAATTGA
- the LOC7482818 gene encoding protein NEOXANTHIN-DEFICIENT 1 isoform X5 — translation MAAAQTKCSLGYGKPPWIFKGRALYQLHLVKSKIARASIPKEFRLVEAFGYTLGGFFLASYEDSPAGVFDELVVIAGIVWNPPTSCAWAARVLVNSGDACDHGRKDVGLPSQVAKFSKKITAIPRRRKSKFNGFLDMIGLGTASSSTKDCMDVLVTETNGPSATDICNIKLTTSVPGVKFDKWKGPAIKMSLPSFSGRTEYNPNLLKYTCSIECRYTFLLLQLFNFLDLFWREHRKYLSRSLSRLENSRAYRHIHSAPMSVYKTITSLLK, via the exons ATGGCAGCTGCACAAACAAAATGTTCCTTAGGGTATGGCAAGCCTCCTTGGATATTTAAAGGCAG AGCCTTGTACCAACTTCACCTTGTTAAATCCAAAATTGCTCGAGCATCCATTCCGAAAGAGTTCAGATTAGTTGAAGCATTTGg ATACACCCTTGGAGGTTTTTTTCTAGCTAGCTATGAAGACAGTCCAGCTGGGGTTTTTGATGAG CTTGTGGTGATTGCGGGAATTGTGTGGAACCCCCCAACATCTTGTGC ATGGGCAGCCAGGGTGCTTGTCAACAGTGGCGATGCTTGTGATCATGGACGAAAG GATGTGGGGCTTCCTAGTCAAGTTGCCAAGTTTTCCAAG AAAATCACAGCAATTCCTAGGCGAAGAAAGAGCAAATTTAATGGCTTTCTAGACATGATTGGTTTGGGCACTGCAAGTTCGAGTACGAAGGATTGCATGGATGTTCTAGTAACTGAAACTAATGGTCCTTCCGCAACTGATATCTGCAACATCAAACTTACAACTTCTG TTCCTGGGGTAAAATTTGACAAATGGAAGGGGCCAGCAATCAAAATGTCACTACCAAGTTTTAG CGGACGTACAGAGTATAACCCCAATCTTTTGAAATATACTTGCAGTATTGAATGCAGGTATACCTTCCTACTCTTGCAATTGTTTAACTTCTTGGATTTATTTTGGAGAGAGCACAGAAAGTACCTTAGCAGGTCCTTATCCA GACTGGAGAACTCCAGAGCATACCGTCACATACATTCAGCTCCTATGAGTGTATATAAAACGATCACTTCACTTCTGAAATAA
- the LOC7482817 gene encoding serine carboxypeptidase-like 45 — MPYLSKEIMALPLGLLVCFIIGVECSLSQLDRITQLPGQPPVWFQQYSGYVTVDDKNQKALFYYFAEAEIDCASKPLVLWLNGGPGCSSLGVGAFSENGPFRPGGEGLVKNQYSWNREANMLYLETPIGVGFSYSTNTSSYEGVDDKITARDNLVFLQRWFVKFPQYRSRSLFITGESYAGHYVPQLAELMLQFNKKEKLFNLKGIALGNPVLEYSTDFNSRAEFFWSHGLISDTTYKMFTSVCNYSRYVSEYYRGSVSPLCSRVMSQVTRETSRFVDKYDVTLDVCISSVLSQSKVLTPQQVGDNVDVCVEDETVNYLNRPDVQMALHARLVGVRRWAVCSNILDYELLDLEIPTITIVGRLIKAGIPVLVYSGDQDSVIPLTGSRILVHRLSEELGLKTTVPYRVWFEGQQVGGWTQVYGNILSFATIRGASHEAPFSQPERSLVLFKAFLGGQPLPEAF, encoded by the exons ATGCCTTATCtgtcaaaagaaataatggcaTTGCCTCTAGGTTTACTTGTTTGCTTTATCATAGGAGTAGAGTGTAGTCTTTCCCAGTTAGACAGAATTACTCAGTTACCTGGTCAACCTCCAGTCTGGTTCCAGCAGTATTCAGGTTATGTGACCGTTGATGACAAAAACCAGAAAGCTCTCTTTTACTACTTTGCTGAAGCTGAAATAGACTGTGCTTCTAAGCCTCTTGTTCTCTGGCTAAATGGAG GGCCAGGTTGCTCTTCTTTGGGAGTTGGGGCATTTTCTGAGAATGGACCTTTTAGACCTGGTGGGGAGGGATTGGTCAAGAACCAATATAGCTGGAATAGAG AAGCTAATATGTTGTATTTGGAGACACCAATTGGGGTTGGGTTCTCTTACTCCACCAACACCTCTTCATATGAAGGTGTCGATGACAAGATCACTG CTAGGGACAATCTGGTGTTCTTGCAAAGATGGTTTGTCAAATTCCCACAATACAGAAGCAGAAGTTTGTTCATTACAGGAGAAAGCTATGCTG GTCACTATGTGCCCCAGCTGGCAGAACTCATGcttcaattcaacaaaaaagagaagttgTTCAATTTGAAAGGAATTGCT CTAGGGAATCCAGTTTTAGAGTATTCCACAGACTTCAATTCGAGGGCTGAGTTCTTCTGGTCTCATGGATTGATATCAGATACAACATACAAAATGTTCACTTCAGTCTGTAACTACTCGCGATATGTAAGCGAATACTACAGAGGTTCAGTTTCTCCTCTATGCTCAAGAGTGATGAGTCAAGTGACTAGAGAAACCAGTAGATTTGTTGACAAGTATGATGTTACCCTTGATGTCTGTATATCGTCAGTTCTCTCACAGTCAAAAGTCCTTACTCCCCAG CAAGTTGGTGACAATGTAGATGTATGTGTGGAAGATGAAACAGTTAATTATCTCAACAGGCCAGATGTGCAGATGGCTCTCCATGCACGTCTTGTTGGAGTCCGTCGATGGGCTGTTTGCAGCAA CATTCTTGATTATGAGCTGCTTGACTTGGAGATACCAACAATCACTATTGTGGGCAGACTCATTAAGGCAGGAATCCCAGTCTTGGTTTACAG TGGAGACCAAGATTCTGTCATTCCACTTACTGGAAGCCGAATATTAGTTCACAGACTGTCTGAGGAATTGGGACTAAAAACCACCGTGCCTTACAGAGTTTGGTTCGAGGGGCAGCAG GTTGGTGGGTGGACTCAAGTTTATGGTAATATCCTATCCTTTGCCACCATTAGAGGAGCATCCCATGAAGCTCCATTTTCGCAGCCTGAAAGATCGCTTGTGCTGTTCAAGGCATTCCTGGGAGGCCAGCCTCTACCAGAAGCATTCTGA
- the LOC7482818 gene encoding protein NEOXANTHIN-DEFICIENT 1 isoform X2, which produces MAAAQTKCSLGALYQLHLVKSKIARASIPKEFRLVEAFGYTLGGFFLASYEDSPAGVFDELVVIAGIVWNPPTSCAWAARVLVNSGDACDHGRKDVGLPSQVAKFSKKITAIPRRRKSKFNGFLDMIGLGTASSSTKDCMDVLVTETNGPSATDICNIKLTTSVPGVKFDKWKGPAIKMSLPSFSGRTEYNPNLLKYTCSIECRVRAVQAAKVSGPSSPPKHDTEESQSQLKLKTVEPSSRELLDEGQNLSISVMLSKPILALELSCLKMQVEAPVVVSQHSKSRFN; this is translated from the exons ATGGCAGCTGCACAAACAAAATGTTCCTTAGG AGCCTTGTACCAACTTCACCTTGTTAAATCCAAAATTGCTCGAGCATCCATTCCGAAAGAGTTCAGATTAGTTGAAGCATTTGg ATACACCCTTGGAGGTTTTTTTCTAGCTAGCTATGAAGACAGTCCAGCTGGGGTTTTTGATGAG CTTGTGGTGATTGCGGGAATTGTGTGGAACCCCCCAACATCTTGTGC ATGGGCAGCCAGGGTGCTTGTCAACAGTGGCGATGCTTGTGATCATGGACGAAAG GATGTGGGGCTTCCTAGTCAAGTTGCCAAGTTTTCCAAG AAAATCACAGCAATTCCTAGGCGAAGAAAGAGCAAATTTAATGGCTTTCTAGACATGATTGGTTTGGGCACTGCAAGTTCGAGTACGAAGGATTGCATGGATGTTCTAGTAACTGAAACTAATGGTCCTTCCGCAACTGATATCTGCAACATCAAACTTACAACTTCTG TTCCTGGGGTAAAATTTGACAAATGGAAGGGGCCAGCAATCAAAATGTCACTACCAAGTTTTAG CGGACGTACAGAGTATAACCCCAATCTTTTGAAATATACTTGCAGTATTGAATGCAG AGTACGAGCAGTGCAGGCAGCAAAAGTGTCAGGGCCATCTTCACCACCAAAGCACGACACTGAAGAGTCACAGAGCCAGCTTAAATTGAAAACTGTGGAACCCAGTAGTAGAGAACTCCTGGATGAGGGACAGAACTTGAGCATATCTGTAATGCTATCAAAACCAATACTAGCTCTGGAGCTCAGTTGTTTGAAAATGCAGGTTGAAGCACCAGTTGTAGTTTCCCAGCATTCTAAAAGCAGGTTTAACTAG
- the LOC7482818 gene encoding protein NEOXANTHIN-DEFICIENT 1 isoform X7, whose translation MAAAQTKCSLGYGKPPWIFKGRALYQLHLVKSKIARASIPKEFRLVEAFGYTLGGFFLASYEDSPAGVFDELVVIAGIVWNPPTSCAWAARVLVNSGDACDHGRKDVGLPSQVAKFSKKITAIPRRRKSKFNGFLDMIGLGTASSSTKDCMDVLVTETNGPSATDICNIKLTTSVPGVKFDKWKGPAIKMSLPSFSIECRYTFLLLQLFNFLDLFWREHRKYLSRSLSRLENSRAYRHIHSAPMSVYKTITSLLK comes from the exons ATGGCAGCTGCACAAACAAAATGTTCCTTAGGGTATGGCAAGCCTCCTTGGATATTTAAAGGCAG AGCCTTGTACCAACTTCACCTTGTTAAATCCAAAATTGCTCGAGCATCCATTCCGAAAGAGTTCAGATTAGTTGAAGCATTTGg ATACACCCTTGGAGGTTTTTTTCTAGCTAGCTATGAAGACAGTCCAGCTGGGGTTTTTGATGAG CTTGTGGTGATTGCGGGAATTGTGTGGAACCCCCCAACATCTTGTGC ATGGGCAGCCAGGGTGCTTGTCAACAGTGGCGATGCTTGTGATCATGGACGAAAG GATGTGGGGCTTCCTAGTCAAGTTGCCAAGTTTTCCAAG AAAATCACAGCAATTCCTAGGCGAAGAAAGAGCAAATTTAATGGCTTTCTAGACATGATTGGTTTGGGCACTGCAAGTTCGAGTACGAAGGATTGCATGGATGTTCTAGTAACTGAAACTAATGGTCCTTCCGCAACTGATATCTGCAACATCAAACTTACAACTTCTG TTCCTGGGGTAAAATTTGACAAATGGAAGGGGCCAGCAATCAAAATGTCACTACCAAGTTTTAG TATTGAATGCAGGTATACCTTCCTACTCTTGCAATTGTTTAACTTCTTGGATTTATTTTGGAGAGAGCACAGAAAGTACCTTAGCAGGTCCTTATCCA GACTGGAGAACTCCAGAGCATACCGTCACATACATTCAGCTCCTATGAGTGTATATAAAACGATCACTTCACTTCTGAAATAA
- the LOC7482818 gene encoding protein NEOXANTHIN-DEFICIENT 1 isoform X9: MTENFPFSFPFFPFSAACGDCGNCVEPPNILWAARVLVNSGDACDHGRKDVGLPSQVAKFSKKITAIPRRRKSKFNGFLDMIGLGTASSSTKDCMDVLVTETNGPSATDICNIKLTTSVPGVKFDKWKGPAIKMSLPSFSGRTEYNPNLLKYTCSIECRVRAVQAAKVSGPSSPPKHDTEESQSQLKLKTVEPSSRELLDEGQNLSISVMLSKPILALELSCLKMQVEAPVVVSQHSKSRFN; the protein is encoded by the exons ATGACAGaaaattttcccttttcttttcccttttttcccttttctgcAGCTTGTGGTGATTGCGGGAATTGTGTGGAACCCCCCAACATCTT ATGGGCAGCCAGGGTGCTTGTCAACAGTGGCGATGCTTGTGATCATGGACGAAAG GATGTGGGGCTTCCTAGTCAAGTTGCCAAGTTTTCCAAG AAAATCACAGCAATTCCTAGGCGAAGAAAGAGCAAATTTAATGGCTTTCTAGACATGATTGGTTTGGGCACTGCAAGTTCGAGTACGAAGGATTGCATGGATGTTCTAGTAACTGAAACTAATGGTCCTTCCGCAACTGATATCTGCAACATCAAACTTACAACTTCTG TTCCTGGGGTAAAATTTGACAAATGGAAGGGGCCAGCAATCAAAATGTCACTACCAAGTTTTAG CGGACGTACAGAGTATAACCCCAATCTTTTGAAATATACTTGCAGTATTGAATGCAG AGTACGAGCAGTGCAGGCAGCAAAAGTGTCAGGGCCATCTTCACCACCAAAGCACGACACTGAAGAGTCACAGAGCCAGCTTAAATTGAAAACTGTGGAACCCAGTAGTAGAGAACTCCTGGATGAGGGACAGAACTTGAGCATATCTGTAATGCTATCAAAACCAATACTAGCTCTGGAGCTCAGTTGTTTGAAAATGCAGGTTGAAGCACCAGTTGTAGTTTCCCAGCATTCTAAAAGCAGGTTTAACTAG